The genomic segment GACGAAGCCCGGCGGCCGCGTCGTGATCTGCGAGTTCTCGCACGCGACGTGGGCCCCGTTCCGCACGGTGTACGAGGAGTACCTGATGCGCGCGCTGCCCCCGGTCGCCCGCGCGGTCTCCTCGAACCCGGACGCGTACGTCTACCTCGCGGAGTCGATCCGCTCCTGGCCGGACCAGCCGGAGCTGGCCGCCCTGCTGCAGGACGCGGGCTGGTCGAAGGTGGCCTGGCGAAACTTGACGGGCGGCGTAGTGGCATTGCACCGCGGCTTCAAGCAGAGCTGATCAGGCGGCGCCGACCAAGCAGCGCTGATCAGGCAGCGCCCTTTCATAACGCTCCAGTTGAGACTCGGAAGCCACGGACCCGAGGGAACCGGCCACCGGGCAAGATGTGTCCGTTGATACGACCCTGCCGTTTATTTATACGGCGCTTATGGGCCGGTCCGCATTCCTTGCCGAACTCCTGAGCCGACGGAGCGTCTTGATGGCGTCGTACTGCCCACACTGTGGGGTGCCCACCCCGGATGAGGCCCGCTTCTGCATGAAGTGCGGCCGCGAACGCCTCCCGGCGCCAGAGGCGAAGGAAACCCCGAAGCAAACCCCACCCGCACCGGATATCCCACCCGCACCGGATACCCCACCCGCCCCAGATACCCCACCGCCCCCCACCCAGCCCCCAGCACTCGCCCCCGCCATCCCCACCACCCCCACCACGCCCTCCCCCCTGGCCGCCTTCCTCACCCGCACCTTCCGCGGCGACTGGGCCGGATCCGTACAGGCCGCGCTCTGGCCCGTCGTCCTGCTGCTGGCCGGCGCCGCCGCGCTCGCGACCCCGGCGTACGGCCAGGACGACGACGCGGTCTTCGGCTTCACCGACCGGCTCCGCATCGCCCTCGCACTGCTGCTCCAATCGGTCGGCGGCGGCTTCGAGTTCACGGGCCGCGAGGAGGGACCGGACTTCGGCTCGGATTACGGAAGCGACGGCCTGAGCCTGGGCTCCGGCTCGGGCTCCGACTCCACGGCGACGACCGTGGAAGGCACCGCCTCCCTGCACCTGATCCCGCTCACCATGACCGTGCTGTGGATCGTGGCGCTCTACATCGGCGTACGCGTGCTCAGGACCCGCATCGCCACCCGGGGCGCGGCCCAGAACGGCGCCACCACCCCCACCGCAGGCCTCGAAGCCGCCGTGCGTGTCGCCCTGTTGGTGACCGTCGGCGTACTCGCACTCGCGCTCTTCGCGCAGCCCGAGATCGAGGGCGTGCAACTCTCGTCGTCACCCGTGCTCGCCGCGCTCGGCGCACTCCTGCTCGGACTCGCCGTCTCCAGCGCGGTGTTGCTCCGCGTGGACGCGACGCTGTGGGCGAGGGTGACCGCGCGGCCGGGAGCACAGACGTTCATCCGGGCGACGGGCACCGCACTGCGCGCCCTGGCCGTCGTACTCGTCCTGTGCTCGGTCGTCGCCTTCATCAGCCTCGCCCAGGTGGACGACCTGTCCGAGATCGCGGACCTCGACGAGTCCGGCATCTCACCACTCCTGGTCGCGCTGCTGATCCTGCCGAACCTCGCGGTCACGGCACTCGGCATCGGCTGGGGCGCGGGTGCGGAGGCCTCGGTGCGCGGCAGCACCTCGATGTACGGGAGCCGGCGCGAGAGCGGGTCGTTCGGGCTCTCCGAACTCGGTGACGTCACCAACGACTGGGCGATCGTGGGCGCATTGGCACTCGGACTCGTCTGCGCGCTGACGCTCGGCGTGCTCGCCGCGCGGCGCTGCGTGGGCCGAGGTGAGCAGCTCCTCGCCGCGGGCGTCTTCTTCGTTTTCGTCCTGCTGCTCGCCGGGTTCAGCGGAATCGGCGTCGAGGTGTCCGGGCAGGCGTTCGACAGCGGTTCGGGATTCGGCGGATCGAGCAGTGGTGGGGGCGGTGGCGTGGAGGCGGGCCTGAGCGTCCCGGAGATGCTGCTGTTCGGCCTGCTGTGGATCTTCCCCGCGGCTCTGCTGGGCCCGTACGTACTCCAGATGACGGGCCGACAGACCACACCGCCCACCCCTCCGCCCACCCCTCCGGCGTACGCCCCACTCCCAACAGCCCCCCAGACCCCCCAGCCCCAGACCCCTCAGCTCCAGTCCCCCCAGCCCCAGACCCCTGAGCCCCAGACACCCCCGCCCTTCACACCCCCGACGGCCCCCACCCAAACGGCCGCCGCCCACACCCCCCACCCCAGCCACCCCAGCCCCCCGAGCCCTCACCCCGCCGCCCCCGCCAAGCCGCACAACCGGGCCACCGTCTGGGTGGTCACCATCGTCGTGGCCCTCGTCGTCGGAGGCGGCGCGACCGCCGGCGCGCTGCTCTGGCGGGACAAGGGCGACGACAAGGCAACCAACGCGGACACCGCGAACAAGGACAAAAGGCCCGCGGTCAACCGCTCCGAAGCCCCGACCGGTGACACGACCGGTGACCCGTCCGGCGACCCGAGCAGTGGCCCGACCGTCGACCCGACCCCGGCAGCCTCACCCGACCAGGGCCCCGTCCCCGAAGGCGCCGAACGCATCACCGACCCCGAAGGCTTCTCCTTCGCCGTGCCCGAAGGATGGTCCCGCCAGCCCGTCAACCCCGAGCGACCCGGACAGATCACCTATGCCGGGTCGACGGGGCGCGAGGAGTTCCTCGTCGGCGTCGTGACCGATGCCCCCTACACCTCGTACGAGAACTTCAAGAACATCGAGCGGCACACCAAGGCCGCGCCGGACAAGTCGGACTACGACCGCGTCCGGATGGAGAAGAACACCTTCCAGGGGCGTGACGGGGCGATCTGGGAGTACACGTACACCGACAAGGGCGGCCGTACGATCCACGCCCTCAACCAGAGCTACATCGCGGCGGACGGCACGGAGTACGCGATCCAGCTCTCCTGGCGCGAGGACTTCTGGCCCGCGGGCGAGGGCGCGAAGACGCACACGGCCGCACTGGACACGTGGCGCCTCACCGACTGACCTAAGTAGGCACCAGGCTTGCTGCAGGCTTGCTGGAGAGCGGGCCTGCACCAGTCCTGAAACGCAAGCCCGCACCAGTCCTCAGGGCAAGCCCGCGTAAGCCCGCACCAGTCCTAGAGCGTGAGCCGGAAACAGTGCGAAGTCCGCCGCGACGACTCGACCCCAGGCACCCGCGGGGGAGTCGTGAACGACTCGGCGAGCTCCATGCCGAGCCGCCGCGCCACCGCGATGGACCGTTCGTTCCCGGTGTCGATCATCGCCACGACGCTCGGCACGCCCGCCGCCCGTACCCGTTCGACGGTCGCCTCCGCCGCCGCGGTCGCGTACCCCTTGCCCCAGGCGGCGCGGCCGAGCCGCCAGCCGATCTCTATCTCGCCCACAGGTCCCCACGTCCTGGGCCAGGGCTGGGCGCCGGTGAAGCCGATCGGCTCACCGGCCGCGTCGAGCATGGTCCACAGGCAGTAGCCCAGTTCGGCGTCGTGTCTGCGCTGGCGGGCGGTCAGCTCCTCGTACATGGAGAGTTCCGCCGACGACCCGCCGAAGAACTCCATGACCTCGGGATCGTCGAAGAGCCGGTGCCAGGCAAAAGCGTCCTCATGTGTGGGGACGCGCAGCTCCACGGCGGGGAGGAGCGGCGCGGGCAGGGTATCGGTCTGCTCGGTCACGTGTGGCCCTTCGGCTGGCTGATCAGTACCGCCTCATAGACTGCCCATATACCGTGCCGGTCGGCACACAGATTTCGAGCCTTGGGGAGAACCCGCCGTGACCGAGCCCCTCTCCGAACACACCGCGGACGTAATTGTCGTCGGCGCAGGACCTGCCGGTTCGACGACGGCGTACTACCTGGCGAAGGCCGGTCTCGACGTACTCCTCCTTGAGAAGACCGCGTTCCCACGGGAAAAGGTCTGCGGTGACGGGCTCACGCCCCGCGCCACCAAGCAGCTGGTGTCCATGGGAATCGACATCTCCGAAGAGGCGGGCTGGCTGCGGAACAAGGGCCTGCGCATCATCGGGGGCGGCGTGCGGCTCCAGCTGGACTGGCCGGAACTCGCCTCTTACCCGGACTACGGCCTCGTACGGAAGCGTGACGACTTCGACGAGCAGCTCGCGCGGCAGGCACAGAAGGCGGGCGCACGCCTGTACGAGCGGTGCAACGTCGGCGAGCCCGTCATCGACGACCGCACCGGCCGCATCACCGGTGTGCACGCCAAGATGGGCGAGGAGAAGACCCCGGTCACCTTCCACGCCCCGCTCGTCGTCGCGGCCGACGGCAACTCCTCGCGGATCTCGCTCGCGATGGGCCTGCACCGCCGCGAGGACCGGCCGATGGGCGTCGCCGTCCGCACGTACTTCACCTCGCCCCGCCACGACGACGACTACCTGGAGTCCTGGCTGGAACTGTGGGACCGCCGCGGGCCCGGCGAGGACCGCCTCCTGCCCGGCTACGGCTGGGTCTTCGGCATGGGCGACGGCACGTCCAACGTCGGCCTCGGCATCCTCAACTCCTCCAAGTCGTTCCGCGAGCTGGACTGGCGCGAGGTCCTCAAGGCCTGGTGCGCCTCGATGCCGGAGGACTGGGGGTACACCCCGGAGAACATGACGACGCCGATCCGTGGCGCCGCCCTGCCGATGGCCTTCAACCGCCAGCCGCACTACACGAAGGGCCTGCTGCTCGTCGGTGACGCCGGCGGCCTGGTGAACCCCTTCAACGGCGAGGGCATCGCGTACGCCATGGAGTCCGGCCAGATCGCGGCGGACGTCATCGCGCAGGCACACGCGCGTGCCACCCCCGCACAGCGCGAACTGGCGCTGCAGAACTACCCGAAGACGCTCAAGGAGGTCTACGGCGGCTACTACACGCTGGGCCGCGCCTTCGTGAAGCTCATCGGCAACCCGAAGGTCATGAAGATCGCGACCCAGCGCGGTCTGACCCACCCGATCCTGATGCGGTTCACGCTGAAGATGCTGGCGAACCTGACGGACCCGATGGGCGGGGACGCGATGGACCGCATCATCAACGGGCTCAGCAAGGTGGCACCGAAGGCGTGACCCCAGGCTCAAGGGCCTACCAGGCCCTGAAGGCCTAACCCCGGTGGGCGGTCCGCACAGTACGGTGCAAAATGGACGCATGATATTTATTGCCGTCAAGTTCACCGTCCGCCCCGAGCACAGCGAGAGCTGGCTCGAGCGGACCGCCGCATTCACCGCCGCCACGCGCGCGGAGCCGGGCAACATCTTCTTCGAGTGGTCCCGCTCGGTGGAGGACCCGAACCAGTTCGTGCTCCTGGAGGCCTTCGCCGACGGGGACGCGGGCGCCGCGCACGTCAACTCCGACCACTTCAAGGCCGGTCTGGAGACGATGGGCGGGCTCATCGCGACCGTGCCGCAGATCGTGAACACCGAGATCGAGGGCGACGGTTGGTCCGAGATGGCGGAACTGAAGCCGAAGGGCGCGTGAGCCGACCGCTGGAGAACGCCTGAGAAGGCGTCTCAGGGCAGACCAAGGGCCGGAACCCCTCCAGGGGGGTTCCGGCCCTTGGTCGTGGCTCTAAGAGGCCGTCAGAGGACGCGCACGGCGCCCGAGGCCGGGTAACCCGACAGGTCCTGGATGACAACGCCCTTGCCGGGGTTGGCGGCGTCCAGGTACTGGCCGTTACCGATGTACACACCGACGTGGTACGCGGAGCCCTTGCCGCCCCAGTACAGGATGTCGCCGACCTGGAGGTTCGAGGTGCCGACCTCGGTGCCCATCGTCGACTGGTCCTGCGAGACGCGGGGAAGGTCCACACCCGCCTGCTTGAACGCGGCCTGCACGAGGCTGGAGCAGTCCCAGGCGTTCGGGCCCGAGGCACCCATCACGTAGGCGTCGCCCAGCTGGGCCTTGAGGAAGCTGATGACGCTGCCGACGCTGCCGCTGGCCGGGGCGACGGAGTCGGAGGCGCTCGTGGAACCGCCACCGGACTGCGTGGAGAGGTTCGTGCGCTCGGCGGAACGCGAGGCGCGCTCCTCCTCGGCCTTCTTCTTCGCGGCGGCCTCGGCCTTGCGCTCGGCCTCGGCCTTCTTCTCCGCCTTCGCGAGGTCTTCCTTGGCCTGCTTGGCGGCCTTGGAGGCTGCGGCGTCCTGCTCGGCGCGCGACTCGTAGGTGTCGGCTGCCTGCTGCGTGGCGTCCGCCGACTGCGCGATCTGAGCGGACAGATCGGTGGAGAGGGTGGGCATCTCGATGGTCTCGGACACCGGCTCGGCAGCGTTGGCCGTACCGGCCGCCGCGGCCACTGCCAGGGTGCTGAGGACGCCACCGGCAACTCCGGCACGCAGGGCAATCTTCGAGGCGCTGCGACGAGGCTTCCGGTGGCTGGGTATGTGAGCGGTGTGGGACATGAGAACAACTGCTAGCAGGGACCCACGGTTCCCTTCAAGAAACGTGTGCTGCGCCACAGTTGCGGATTCTGAGCCCGAATCCCGGGCGTGTCGCTTCTTATTGACGCCGTAACGGGCAATGCGGACACCGCTGATCACGCCTGTGATCATGAGTTTTCTGCGATACGCCCGAATTGCCCTCGGTCTACCACCCGTTGAGTCCGTTGGCCAAGCCCGGCTTATTCACGGAAGTTGCCGGTGTGGCACAGGTCACAGCATGGGCTCCAGGGGATCTCCCTGAGATCTCGCTGAGACATCCCTGAGATCTCGGGCCGCCGCTCGTGAATCCGTGCACGCGTCCACATGTGTCCACACCCCTGCCGCCAAAGTGTGAACGCGGCTCCACTACCAAGCGATCCCGTCCAGCGCCAATTTGCTTGCAGGTGCCATCGCTTGATAGTGCGACACGTCCTCGACCAGCGATGACGCGCTGAGATGTCACCTCTAGTGATCACTCAGGCGCTTCGCGTACGAAGATCACCGCTCATCCGACTTCATGATCCTTCGTCAGGTGGTGGAGATCACAAAGCCGTTGTCGTACCCCGTGTCGCAGATCACAGACCGCCGGGCATAGGATGCGGGGCAGTTGGGCTTGTGACCTGCTTCACATGTAAGCGATCTTCGATGGGGAGCAGGGCGCCGTCCGACGCAACCGCCAACAGTCAGTGCCGACTGAGAGGAGCGAGGAGCGTGAACGCCTATGCGCCCATCCTCGTGCTGGGAGCCCTCGGGGCAGGCTTTGCGATCTTCTCCGTGGTCATGGCCACGCTTATCGGTCCAAAGCGGTACAACCGCGCAAAGCTAGAGGCCTATGAGTGCGGCATCGAGCCGACGCCGACGCCGGCAGGCGGCGGGCGATTCCCCATCAAGTACTACCTGACGGCGATGCTCTTCATCGTCTTCGACATCGAGATCGTCTTCCTCTATCCCTGGGCCGTCACCTTCGACGCGCTGGGGATCTTCGGGCTCGTGGAGATGCTGCTCTTCGTGCTCACCGTCTTCGTTGCGTACGCGTACGTATGGCGGCGCGGCGGCCTGGAATGGGACTAAGGGTCTGAGGGGTCAAAGAGCATGGGAATCGAAGAGAAGCTGCCGAGCGGGTTTCTGCTGACCACCGTCGAGCAGGCCGCGGGCTGGATGCGGAAGTCCTCCGTCTTCCCCGCCACGTTCGGCCTCGCCTGCTGCGCCATCGAGATGATGACGACCGGTGCCGGGCGCTATGACATGGCGCGCTTCGGCATGGAGGTGTTCCGCGGCTCACCGCGCCAGGCCGACCTGATGATCGTGGCGGGCCGGGTGAGCCAGAAGATGGCGCCGGTGCTCCGCCAGGTCTATGACCAGATGCCCAACCCCAAGTGGGTCATCTCCATGGGTGTTTGCGCGTCATCGGGTGGAATGTTCAACAATTACGCCATTGTGCAGGGAGTCGACCATGTCGTCCCGGTCGACATCTATTTGCCCGGCTGCCCGCCGCGCCCCGAGATGCTGTTGGACGCGATCCTCAAGCTCCACGAGAAGATCCAGAACACCAAGCTCGGCGTGAACGCGGAAGAAGCTGCCCGTGAGGCGGAGGAGGCGGCCCTCAAGGCGCTCCCCACCATCGAGATGAAGGGGCTGCTGCGGTGAGCGACGCCCACGACGAGCACCTGAACGGCAACGGCGTCCCCGCGCCACGCGACGAGGCCGGCGAGGTCATCGGCGTACGCAAGGGCATGTTCGGCGCCAACAATGGCGGCGACACGTCCGGCTACGGCGGGCTCGTACGGACCATCACCCTGCCCGGCGCCTCCTCGCGCCCCTACGGCGGCTGGTTCGACGAGACCGCCGACGAACTCGAGGGCGCCCTCGAGGAGCAGGGCCTCGTCCCGGAGAACGCGATCGAGAAGACGGTCGTCGACCGCGGCGAGCTCACCTTCCACATCGAACGCGAGCACCTCGTCCGCGTGGCAAGGACCCTGCGCGACGACCCGGCCCTGCGCTTCGAGCTCTGCACGGGCGTGAGCGGCGTGCACCTCCCCGGCGACAAGGGCCGCGAGCTGCACGCCGTCTACCACCTGCGCTCGATCACCCACAACCGGCTGATCCGGCTCGAAGTCGGCGTCCCCGAAGCCGATCCGCACGTGCCCTCACTGGTCGCGGTCTACCCGACCAACGACTGGCACGAGCGCGAGGCGTACGACTTCTTCGGCCTGATCTTCGACGGCCACCCGGCGCTCACGCGGATCATGATGCCGGACGACTGGCAGGGCTTCCCGCAGCGCAAGGACTACCCCCTCGGCGGCATCCCCGTCGAATACAAGGGCGCCCAGATCCCGGCTCCGGACCAGCGGAGGTCGTACAGCTGATGTCTGCCACTCAGGGAACTTCCCACGCTTCCCCCCGCGAGACGACCGAGGGGACCGTATATACGGTCACCGGCGGCGACTGGGACGAGGTCGTCCAGTCGGCGGCCAAGGCCGACGACGAGCGCATCATCGTCAACATGGGCCCCCAGCACCCGTCCACGCACGGTGTGCTCCGGCTCATCCTGGAGATCGAGGGCGAGACCGTCTCCGAGGCCCGCTGCGGCATCGGCTACCTGCACACCGGCATCGAGAAGAACCTCGAGTACCGCACGTGGACGCAGGGCACGACGTTCGTCACGCGCATGGACTACCTGACGCCGTTCTTCAACGAGACGGCGTACTGCCTCGGGGTCGAGAAGCTCCTCGGCATCGAGGACCGGATCCCGGACCGCGCGTCGGTCATCCGCGTGCTCCTCATGGAGCTCAACCGCCTCTCCTCGCACCTGGTGTGCATCGCCACCGGCGGCATGGAGCTCGGCGCCACGACGATCATGATCTACGGCTTCCGGGATCGTGAACTCGTTCTCGATGTCTTCGAGCTCATCACCGGCCTGCGCATGAACCACGCGTACATCCGGCCCGGCGGACTCGCCCAGGACCTGCCCCCCGGCACGGTCGACCAGCTCCGCGAGTTCGTGAAGACAATGAAGAAGAACATCCCGGAGTACGACAAGCTCGCCACCGGGAACCCCATCTTCAAGGCCCGCATGCAGGACGTCGGCTACCTCGACCTCGCCGGCTGCATGGCCCTCGGCGCCACGGGCCCGGTCCTGCGCTCGGCGGGACTCCCGCACGACCTGCGCAAGTCCCAGCCCTACTGCGGCTACGAGAACTACGAGTTCGACGTCCCGACCGCCGACACCTGCGACTCCTACGGGCGCTTCCTGATCCGCCTGGAGGAGATGCGGCAGTCGCTGCGCATCATCGAGCAGTGCATCGACCGGCTCGCCCCCGGACCGGTCATGGTCGAGGACAAGAAGATCGCCTGGCCCGCCCAACTGGCCCTCGGCCCCGACGGACTCGGCAACTCGCTCGACCACATCAAGAAGATCATGGGCACCTCCATGGAGTCCCTCATCCACCACTTCAAGCTGGTGACCGAGGGCTTCCGGGTCCCGCCGGGCCAGACGTACACGGCGGTCGAGTCGCCCAAGGGCGAACTCGGCGTGCACGTCGTCTCCGACGGCGGCACCCGCCCCTACCGGGTCCACTTCCGCGACCCGTCCTTCACCAACCTGCAGGCCATGGCGGCCATGTGCGAAGGCGGCCAGGTCGCCGACGTCATCGTCGCCGTCGCGTCCATCGACCCCGTGATGGGAGGCGTCGACCGGTGACCACCACTCCTTCGGAACAGGGCACGGGCGTCAGCCTGGGCATGCCCCAACTCCCCGCCCCCGACTACCCGGCCGACGTACGGGCCCGCCTCGAGGTGGACGCCAAGGACGTCATCGCGCGCTACCCGGACTCCCGGTCCGCCCTCCTCCCGCTGCTGCACCTGGTGCAGTCCGAGGAGGGCCACGTCACGCGCACGGGCATGCGGTTCTGCGCCGAGATGCTGGGCCTGACCACCGCCGAGGTCACGGCCGTGGCGACCTTCTACACCATGTACCGGCGCAAGCCGTCCGGCGACTATCAGGTCGGCGTCTGCACCAACACGCTGTGCGCCGTCATGGGCGGCGACGCGATCTTCGAGGAACTCAAGCAGCACCTCGGCGTCGGCAACGACGAGACGACCGAGGACGGCAAGGTCACTCTCGAGCACATCGAGTGCAACGCCGCCTGCGACTTCGCCCCCGTGGTGATGGTCAACTGGGAGTTCTTCGACAACCAGACCCCCGAGTCCGCGAAGCAGCTCGTCGACGACCTGCGCGCGGGCGTCCCGGTCGAGCCCACGCGCGGGGCGCCGCTCTGCACGTACAAGGAGACCGCCCGGATCCTGGCGGGCTTCCCCGACCAGCGGCCCGGCGCCGTCGAGGCGAGCGGCGGCGCGGGCCACGCGTCGCTCATCGGACTCCGCCTGGCCAAGGGCGAGGAGCCGCAGCCGCGCGTGGTCCACCCCCGCACGGGAGGCCCGCAGGACGAGGCCCCCGCCGAGCACCTCAGCTCGCACGACGCACCGCAGGAGACCTCGGCGTCCGACCCGGCGCACCCGGCAGGGCCCGCCGCCGAGGAGGGGGAGTGATGACCTTGGCAGCCGAGATCGACAACGAGACCAGCCCGGAGAAGCTGCTCGCACCGGTCCTTTCGGCGTTCTGGGACGAGGAGAAGTCCTGGACGCTGGAGACCTACCGACGACACGAGGGGTACGAAGGCCTGCGCAAGGCGCTCGCCATGGCCCCGGACGACGTCATCGCCTACGTGAAGGACTCCGGCCTCCGGGGCAGGGGCGGCGCGGGATTCCCCACCGGAATGAAGTGGCAGTTCATTCCGCAGGGAGACGGCAAGCCGCACTATCTAGTTGTCAACGCCGACGAATCGGAGCCGGGGACCTGCAAGGACATCCCGCTCCTCTTCGCGAACCCGCATTCCCTCATCGAGGGGATCGTCATCGCGTGTCATGCGATCAGGTCGTCGCATGCCTTCATCTATCTGCGGGGTGAGGTCGTCCCCGTCCTGCGGAGGCTGCACGAGGCCGTCCGCGAGGCGTACGCGGCGGGCTACCTCGGGAAGAACGTGCTGGGCAGCGGACTCGATCTCGAACTCACCGTGCACGCGGGCGCGGGTGCGTACATCTGTGGTGAAGAGACCGCACTGCTCGACTCGCTCGAAGGCCGCCGCGGCCAACCGCGACTGCGTCCCCCTTTCCCTGCCGTCGCGGGCCTCTACGCGTGCCCCACTGTCGTGAACAACGTCGAGTCCATCGCGTCCGTTCCCGCGATCCTCAATCGGGGCAAGGACTGGTTCAAGTCGATGGGCAGCGAGAAGTCCCCGGGCTTCACGCTCTACTCGCTGAGCGGGCACGTCACCAACCCCGGACAGTACGAGGGACCGCTCGGCATCACGCTGCGCCAGCTGCTCGACATGAGCGGCGGCATGCGCGCCGGACACCGCCTCAAGTTCTGGACGCCGGGCGGCTCGTCGACGCCGATGTTCACCGACGAGCACCTCGACGTCCCCCTCGACTACGAGGGCGTCGGCGCCGCCGGATCGATGCTCGGCACCAAGGCGCTGCAGTGCTTCGACGAGACGACGTGCGTCGTGCGGGCCGTGACCCGCTGGACCGAGTTCTACGCCCACGAGTCCTGCGGCAAGTGCACGCCCTGCCGCGAAGGAACGTACTGGCTGGTGCAGTTGCTCCGCGACATCGAGGCCGGCAAGGGCGTCATGGCCGACCTCGACAAGCTGAACGACATCGCCGACAACATCAACGGCAAGTCCTTCTGCGCCCTGGGCGACGGCGCGGCCTCGCCGATCTTCTCCTCCCTCAAGTACTTCCGCGAGGAGTACGAGCAGCACATCACCGGCAAGGGCTGCCCCTTCGACCCGGCCAAGTCGACTCTCTGGGCCGACCGGCCCGCTGAAAGCGCGCAGGTGAACGCATGACAGTGACCACCAACAACGCTCCCTCCGGGGGCGGGGAGGCGGCGGTTCCGCCCGAGGATCTCGTCTCGCTGACCATCGACGGCATCGAGATCAGCGTCCCCAAGGGGACGCTGGTGATCCGGGCGGCCGAGCTGCTCGGCATCGAGATCCCGCGGTTCTGCGACCATCCGCTGCTCGACCCCGCGGGCGCCTGCCGCCAGTGCATCGTCGAGGTGGAGGGCCAGCGCAAGCCGATGGCGTCCTGCACCATCACCTGCACCGACGGCATGGTCGTGAAGTCGCAGCTGACGTCGGCCGTCGCCGAGAAGTCGCAGCGCGGTGTGATGGAGCTGCTGCTCATCAACCACCCGCTGGACTGCCCCGTCTGCGACAAGGGCGGCGAGTGCCCGCTGCAGAACCAGGCGATGCAGGTCGGCGACTCGGACACCCGCTTCGAGGGCAAAAAGCGGACGTACGAGAAGCCGGTGCCGATCTCCACCCAGGTGCTGCTCGACCGTGAGCGGTGCGTGCTCTGCGCGCGCTGCACCCGCTTCAGCAACCAGGTCGCGGGCGACCCGATGATCGAGCTCATCGAGCGCGGCGCCCTCCAGCAGGTCGGCACAGGCGAGGGCGACCCCTTCGAGTCGTACTTCTCCGGGAACACCATCCAGATCTGTCCGGTCGGCGCGCTGACCTCGGCGGCGTATCGCTTCCGCTCCCGCCCCTTCGACCTGGTGTCGTCGCCCTCGGTGTGCGAGCACTGCGCGGGCGGCTGCGCGACGCGCACGGACCACCGGCGCGGCAAGGTCATGCGGCGGCTCGCCGCGGACGACCCCGAGGTCAACGAGGAGTGGATGTGCGACAAGGGACGCTTCGGCTTCCGGTACGCGCAGCGCCCCGACCGGCTGACCACGCCCCTGGTGCGCAACGCGTCGACGGGTGAGCTGGAGCCGGCGAGCTGGCCCGAGGCCCTGGAGATCGCGGCCAATGGTCTCGCCGCGGCGCGCGGCCGGGCCGGGGTCCTCGTCGGCGGCCGCCTCACCGTGGAGGACGCCTACGCGTACAGCAAGTACGCGCGCGTGGCGCTCGACACGAACGACATCGACTTCCGCGCGCGCGTGCACAGCAGCGAGGAGGCCGACTTCCTCGCGGCGCGGGTCGCGGGCCGGGGCAGGGACCTCGACGGGACCGGCGTCACGTACGCCCTCCTGGAGAAGGCGCCCGCCGTCCTGCTCGCCGGGTTCGAGTCCGAGGAGGAGGCGCCCGGCGTCTTCCTGAGGCTGCGCAAGGCCTGGCGCAAGCACGGCCAGCGCACCTTCTCCCTCGCCCCGTACGCGACCCGTGGCCTGGAGAAGGCGGGCGGCACCCTGCTGCCCGCGGCGCCGGGCACCGAGACGGAGTGGCTTGACGCGCTCGCCGCGGGCGTCGGCCTGGAGGCTCCGGGCACCGACGCCTCCGAGGCACTGCGCGCCGAGGGCGCGGTCATCGTCGTCGGTGAGCGGCTCGCGGCCGTGCCCGGCGGACTCACCGCCGCCGTGCGGGCCGCCACGGCGACCGGCGCCCGGCTGGTGTGGATCCCGCGCAGGGCCGGGGAGCGTGCCGCCGTCGAGGTGGGCGCCCTGCCGTCGCTGCT from the Streptomyces venezuelae genome contains:
- a CDS encoding NuoB/complex I 20 kDa subunit family protein, producing the protein MGIEEKLPSGFLLTTVEQAAGWMRKSSVFPATFGLACCAIEMMTTGAGRYDMARFGMEVFRGSPRQADLMIVAGRVSQKMAPVLRQVYDQMPNPKWVISMGVCASSGGMFNNYAIVQGVDHVVPVDIYLPGCPPRPEMLLDAILKLHEKIQNTKLGVNAEEAAREAEEAALKALPTIEMKGLLR
- a CDS encoding NADH-quinone oxidoreductase subunit D, giving the protein MSATQGTSHASPRETTEGTVYTVTGGDWDEVVQSAAKADDERIIVNMGPQHPSTHGVLRLILEIEGETVSEARCGIGYLHTGIEKNLEYRTWTQGTTFVTRMDYLTPFFNETAYCLGVEKLLGIEDRIPDRASVIRVLLMELNRLSSHLVCIATGGMELGATTIMIYGFRDRELVLDVFELITGLRMNHAYIRPGGLAQDLPPGTVDQLREFVKTMKKNIPEYDKLATGNPIFKARMQDVGYLDLAGCMALGATGPVLRSAGLPHDLRKSQPYCGYENYEFDVPTADTCDSYGRFLIRLEEMRQSLRIIEQCIDRLAPGPVMVEDKKIAWPAQLALGPDGLGNSLDHIKKIMGTSMESLIHHFKLVTEGFRVPPGQTYTAVESPKGELGVHVVSDGGTRPYRVHFRDPSFTNLQAMAAMCEGGQVADVIVAVASIDPVMGGVDR
- the nuoF gene encoding NADH-quinone oxidoreductase subunit NuoF; the protein is MTLAAEIDNETSPEKLLAPVLSAFWDEEKSWTLETYRRHEGYEGLRKALAMAPDDVIAYVKDSGLRGRGGAGFPTGMKWQFIPQGDGKPHYLVVNADESEPGTCKDIPLLFANPHSLIEGIVIACHAIRSSHAFIYLRGEVVPVLRRLHEAVREAYAAGYLGKNVLGSGLDLELTVHAGAGAYICGEETALLDSLEGRRGQPRLRPPFPAVAGLYACPTVVNNVESIASVPAILNRGKDWFKSMGSEKSPGFTLYSLSGHVTNPGQYEGPLGITLRQLLDMSGGMRAGHRLKFWTPGGSSTPMFTDEHLDVPLDYEGVGAAGSMLGTKALQCFDETTCVVRAVTRWTEFYAHESCGKCTPCREGTYWLVQLLRDIEAGKGVMADLDKLNDIADNINGKSFCALGDGAASPIFSSLKYFREEYEQHITGKGCPFDPAKSTLWADRPAESAQVNA
- a CDS encoding NADH-quinone oxidoreductase subunit C; amino-acid sequence: MSDAHDEHLNGNGVPAPRDEAGEVIGVRKGMFGANNGGDTSGYGGLVRTITLPGASSRPYGGWFDETADELEGALEEQGLVPENAIEKTVVDRGELTFHIEREHLVRVARTLRDDPALRFELCTGVSGVHLPGDKGRELHAVYHLRSITHNRLIRLEVGVPEADPHVPSLVAVYPTNDWHEREAYDFFGLIFDGHPALTRIMMPDDWQGFPQRKDYPLGGIPVEYKGAQIPAPDQRRSYS
- a CDS encoding NADH-quinone oxidoreductase subunit A, with the translated sequence MNAYAPILVLGALGAGFAIFSVVMATLIGPKRYNRAKLEAYECGIEPTPTPAGGGRFPIKYYLTAMLFIVFDIEIVFLYPWAVTFDALGIFGLVEMLLFVLTVFVAYAYVWRRGGLEWD
- the nuoE gene encoding NADH-quinone oxidoreductase subunit NuoE — protein: MTTTPSEQGTGVSLGMPQLPAPDYPADVRARLEVDAKDVIARYPDSRSALLPLLHLVQSEEGHVTRTGMRFCAEMLGLTTAEVTAVATFYTMYRRKPSGDYQVGVCTNTLCAVMGGDAIFEELKQHLGVGNDETTEDGKVTLEHIECNAACDFAPVVMVNWEFFDNQTPESAKQLVDDLRAGVPVEPTRGAPLCTYKETARILAGFPDQRPGAVEASGGAGHASLIGLRLAKGEEPQPRVVHPRTGGPQDEAPAEHLSSHDAPQETSASDPAHPAGPAAEEGE